From Levilactobacillus zymae, a single genomic window includes:
- a CDS encoding deoxynucleoside kinase → MVIITAGMIGVGKTTLTGKIAAHLNTQAFFEPVGDNPVLPLYYRNPKQYGFLLQIYFLNKRFSMIKRALADDNNVLDRSIYEDALFTRENNAEGNITDTELEVYLNLLDNMMNELDEMPKKAPDLLVYADADFDTILHRIKKRGRDYEQFDNNPELEAYYKKMWTAYKGWYDDYDVSPKIKIDLQKYDLETPGNIDIVLGQIDDALKDIRVNA, encoded by the coding sequence ATGGTGATAATTACAGCAGGAATGATTGGGGTCGGTAAGACGACCCTTACAGGCAAAATTGCCGCACACTTGAACACACAAGCATTTTTCGAACCGGTCGGTGATAACCCAGTGTTACCACTCTACTACCGGAACCCGAAGCAATACGGCTTCTTGCTGCAGATTTACTTTCTCAACAAGCGGTTCAGTATGATCAAGCGGGCGTTGGCCGACGATAACAACGTCCTGGACCGCTCAATCTACGAAGATGCCCTCTTCACGCGTGAAAACAACGCTGAAGGGAACATCACGGATACGGAACTGGAAGTCTACTTAAACCTTCTGGACAACATGATGAACGAGCTGGACGAAATGCCTAAAAAGGCACCGGATTTGTTGGTTTACGCCGACGCCGACTTTGACACGATCCTCCACCGGATCAAGAAGCGGGGCCGTGATTACGAACAATTCGACAACAATCCCGAATTGGAAGCCTACTACAAGAAGATGTGGACGGCCTACAAGGGTTGGTACGACGACTACGACGTCAGTCCTAAGATCAAGATCGACTTACAAAAGTACGACTTGGAAACGCCGGGAAACATCGACATCGTCTTAGGTCAGATCGACGATGCGTTGAAGGACATCCGCGTGAACGCGTAA
- the metK gene encoding methionine adenosyltransferase, with translation MQERHLFTSESVSEGHPDKIADQISDAILDALLAQDPDSRVACETSVTTGLVLVFGEISTKAYVDIQKVVRQTIKEIGYTDGQYGFDGDNCAVLVAIDEQSPDIAQGVDDSLETREGDGDPLDKIGAGDQGLMFGYAVNETPEYMPLPITLSHALMRRIAKLRKDGTIPYLRPDAKAEVTVEYDDNDKPLRVDTVVLSTQHDPDVTLDQIRQDVIEQVVKATIPAELLDEKTKYFINPTGRFVIGGPQGDAGLTGRKIIVDTYGGAARHGGGAFSGKDATKVDRSASYAARYIAKNIVAADLAQKCEVQIAYAIGVAEPVSVSIDTFGTGKVAESKLAAAVRQIFDLRPAGIIQMLDLKRPIYKQTAAYGHFGRTDIDLPWEHLDKVDALKAALKADQA, from the coding sequence GTGCAAGAAAGACATTTATTTACTTCGGAATCCGTTTCTGAAGGACATCCGGATAAGATTGCTGATCAGATCAGTGACGCGATCTTGGATGCGTTGTTAGCCCAGGACCCCGATTCACGGGTGGCCTGTGAAACGTCCGTCACCACGGGGTTAGTCTTGGTTTTTGGTGAAATCTCGACCAAAGCCTACGTCGACATCCAAAAGGTTGTTCGGCAAACCATCAAGGAAATCGGCTACACCGACGGTCAATACGGCTTTGATGGCGATAACTGTGCCGTCTTAGTGGCCATCGACGAACAGTCTCCCGACATTGCCCAAGGGGTCGATGATTCCTTGGAAACACGGGAAGGCGACGGCGATCCGCTCGATAAGATTGGGGCCGGCGATCAGGGGTTGATGTTTGGCTATGCGGTCAACGAAACGCCCGAATACATGCCGCTGCCCATCACGTTAAGTCATGCGCTGATGCGGCGAATTGCTAAGTTGCGTAAAGACGGGACAATCCCTTATCTGCGGCCGGATGCCAAGGCAGAGGTCACGGTAGAATACGACGACAACGACAAGCCGTTACGCGTCGACACGGTGGTCCTAAGTACCCAACATGATCCCGACGTGACGTTGGATCAGATTCGTCAGGACGTGATTGAACAGGTTGTGAAGGCCACGATTCCGGCCGAATTGTTGGACGAGAAAACCAAGTACTTCATCAACCCGACCGGCCGTTTCGTCATTGGTGGTCCCCAAGGGGATGCCGGGCTAACCGGTCGTAAGATTATCGTGGATACCTACGGTGGGGCTGCTCGTCACGGTGGCGGGGCCTTCTCCGGTAAGGACGCCACTAAGGTGGACCGGTCAGCTAGTTACGCCGCCCGGTACATCGCCAAGAATATCGTGGCGGCCGATTTGGCTCAAAAGTGTGAGGTTCAAATTGCCTACGCGATTGGGGTGGCGGAACCCGTTTCCGTGTCCATCGATACTTTTGGGACGGGCAAGGTGGCCGAGAGTAAGCTCGCTGCTGCCGTGCGGCAAATCTTCGACTTACGTCCAGCCGGGATTATTCAAATGCTGGATTTGAAGCGGCCCATCTACAAGCAGACGGCGGCTTACGGTCACTTTGGCCGGACCGACATTGACTTGCCATGGGAACACCTGGACAAGGTTGATGCTTTAAAGGCGGCTTTGAAGGCCGATCAAGCTTAA
- a CDS encoding peptide ABC transporter substrate-binding protein: MNKRVALRLMGVAVAISGLAGCGQSSSANQEQSKALNVTMASEMQTADPNKATDAYSGYMMKQTTEGLYRLNNRGQVVAGMATKVVKPTNQGKTYTLTLRHDAKWSNGDAVTAQDFVTSFRRQVDPTTKAQYANRFASFKNYAAVQNGKKQPSALGVKALGKYKLQITLSQLNPSFNYEAATEYLPVNRKLVKKYGAKYGTNSDRVAANGPYVLKKWNGTKTTWEYVKNPKYYAAKSVRLKQINVQVVKDSSTAEKLFAAGKVQETAISGSAVPGVKNNAKLAKQLRTTLTTAVSLQYFNQQNRLGANANFRKAANVALNREQLTQKVNQDGSKPLLNLVAQGVTTDPNNGNQDFAVSTGNYTKHNDAQAKRLWAKAKKELGGGNQTINLLSNDTDGSKNVAEYIQSQWEKDMPGLKVTITAVPLQQEINKMFKQNFDVAMFGWTGDEPDPTNNLNLLEKGNSINFSNYNDRQYNQLMTRATQETNTKKRMALLKQANRRGMQLGIFNPLYQQSQVNLVSDKVGGIHYSTYNLAAQYRYAYWK; the protein is encoded by the coding sequence ATGAACAAACGAGTGGCATTAAGACTAATGGGGGTGGCGGTGGCGATTAGTGGCTTAGCTGGCTGCGGGCAATCATCTTCCGCCAATCAGGAGCAAAGCAAAGCGCTAAACGTGACCATGGCTTCCGAAATGCAGACGGCTGATCCGAACAAGGCCACGGATGCCTATTCCGGTTACATGATGAAGCAAACCACAGAGGGCCTATACCGGCTGAATAATCGTGGGCAGGTCGTTGCGGGAATGGCGACGAAAGTGGTTAAACCAACTAACCAGGGCAAAACGTATACGCTGACTTTACGCCATGATGCCAAGTGGAGTAACGGGGATGCCGTCACGGCGCAAGACTTTGTGACGTCCTTTCGCCGTCAGGTTGACCCTACCACCAAGGCTCAGTACGCGAACCGCTTTGCTAGTTTTAAAAATTATGCGGCCGTGCAAAACGGGAAGAAGCAACCCTCGGCTTTAGGGGTCAAGGCCCTGGGCAAGTACAAGTTACAAATCACGTTAAGTCAGTTGAACCCCTCGTTTAACTATGAAGCGGCCACCGAATATTTACCGGTTAATCGAAAATTGGTTAAGAAGTATGGCGCCAAATACGGCACCAATTCGGATCGCGTGGCGGCGAACGGCCCGTACGTGTTGAAGAAGTGGAACGGGACCAAGACCACTTGGGAATACGTTAAGAATCCCAAATATTACGCCGCTAAGAGTGTCCGGCTCAAGCAGATTAACGTGCAGGTCGTGAAGGATTCCTCTACCGCCGAAAAACTGTTTGCCGCCGGGAAAGTTCAAGAGACGGCTATCAGTGGGAGTGCCGTTCCGGGCGTTAAAAATAATGCCAAATTGGCCAAGCAACTGCGCACGACCCTAACGACCGCGGTCTCACTGCAATACTTTAATCAGCAGAACCGACTAGGCGCCAATGCGAATTTCCGCAAGGCGGCCAATGTCGCCTTGAACCGTGAGCAGTTGACGCAAAAGGTTAATCAGGACGGGTCCAAGCCGTTATTAAACCTAGTTGCCCAGGGGGTGACAACCGATCCGAATAATGGTAATCAAGATTTTGCGGTCAGCACGGGGAATTATACCAAGCATAACGATGCGCAAGCCAAACGCCTATGGGCCAAGGCAAAAAAGGAATTGGGTGGCGGCAATCAAACCATCAATCTCCTGAGTAACGATACCGATGGCTCTAAAAACGTGGCAGAATATATCCAAAGTCAGTGGGAAAAGGACATGCCAGGGTTGAAGGTCACCATCACGGCGGTACCGTTACAACAGGAAATCAATAAGATGTTCAAACAGAACTTTGACGTGGCGATGTTCGGGTGGACCGGGGATGAACCGGATCCGACGAATAACCTGAACCTGCTGGAAAAGGGCAACTCCATCAACTTCTCGAACTATAATGATCGGCAATATAACCAGCTGATGACCCGGGCGACCCAGGAAACGAACACCAAGAAGCGAATGGCACTCCTCAAACAGGCCAATCGACGCGGGATGCAACTCGGAATCTTCAACCCCCTATATCAGCAGTCACAAGTCAATCTGGTCAGTGATAAAGTGGGCGGGATCCACTATTCAACCTATAATCTGGCCGCACAATACCGTTACGCTTACTGGAAATAA
- a CDS encoding M20/M25/M40 family metallo-hydrolase encodes MSALTTAVTAALAADRDRLAAYLKLQTVSAQNRGIAATVDFLTHEFEALGAQVQVWRDVAGSNPFVFATLAAGPHGNADRTLLFYNHYDVQPPEPLAEWQTDPFTLTEQDGRYYARGIADDKGELMLRLSVVKALQASGGLPCNLKFVVEGEEEIGSRHIPQMTQQHATDLAADAVVWETGGKDADENFQVTCGAKGILCLELSVTTADKDLHSSLGAYADNAAWRLTQALASLRTADNRIKVAGFYDDIRPLSPAEQQAVAAMTFNGEVVQRHFGLKRPFVTADPVTELVNGTTMTINGLSSGYEGAGVKTVIPKTATAKVDCRLVPGQDPQRQAQLIRDQLGRNGFADVQVTYLLGEAPFRSDLTAPFVKAAVQTAHEVYGDRVRLVPNMAGTGPQAPFFAAVQAPIVAVGSTWAGSGPHAPNENVRVADYQQAALYTAKLLTAFGTEA; translated from the coding sequence ATGTCAGCTTTAACCACCGCGGTGACCGCCGCGCTAGCCGCCGACCGTGACCGGTTGGCCGCCTACCTCAAGCTCCAGACCGTTTCCGCACAGAACCGGGGGATCGCTGCCACCGTCGACTTTTTGACCCACGAATTTGAAGCGTTAGGCGCCCAAGTCCAGGTTTGGCGTGACGTAGCGGGCAGCAACCCGTTTGTCTTCGCTACCTTAGCGGCTGGCCCGCACGGTAACGCCGACCGGACATTACTGTTTTATAATCACTACGACGTACAGCCACCCGAACCTTTAGCCGAATGGCAGACCGATCCCTTTACCCTGACCGAACAAGACGGCCGTTATTATGCGCGGGGGATTGCTGATGATAAAGGAGAATTAATGCTACGGTTATCGGTCGTCAAGGCCCTGCAAGCGAGCGGTGGCTTACCCTGCAACCTGAAATTCGTGGTCGAGGGGGAAGAGGAAATTGGGAGTCGCCATATTCCTCAGATGACCCAGCAGCACGCCACCGATTTAGCCGCTGACGCTGTGGTTTGGGAAACCGGCGGTAAGGACGCCGACGAGAACTTTCAGGTGACCTGTGGTGCCAAGGGCATCCTATGTCTAGAACTTAGTGTGACCACAGCGGACAAGGACCTGCATTCCTCCTTGGGGGCCTACGCCGACAATGCGGCCTGGCGGTTGACGCAAGCGTTGGCGTCCCTACGTACCGCCGATAACCGGATCAAGGTCGCCGGGTTCTACGACGATATTCGACCGTTGAGTCCAGCCGAACAACAAGCCGTGGCCGCGATGACCTTCAATGGTGAGGTAGTCCAACGGCACTTTGGCCTCAAGCGGCCGTTCGTGACGGCTGACCCGGTGACTGAATTGGTTAACGGCACCACGATGACCATCAACGGGTTATCGAGTGGTTACGAGGGCGCAGGGGTCAAGACCGTGATTCCGAAGACCGCCACGGCCAAGGTCGATTGTCGGTTAGTGCCGGGGCAAGATCCGCAGCGTCAGGCCCAGTTGATTCGTGATCAGCTCGGCCGGAATGGGTTTGCCGACGTTCAGGTAACCTACCTACTGGGGGAAGCGCCGTTTCGTTCCGACCTGACCGCACCGTTCGTGAAAGCCGCCGTGCAAACGGCCCACGAGGTTTACGGTGACCGGGTCCGGTTGGTACCTAACATGGCTGGTACCGGGCCGCAAGCCCCCTTCTTCGCCGCTGTGCAGGCCCCCATCGTCGCGGTGGGCAGTACCTGGGCGGGCTCCGGTCCCCACGCACCTAACGAGAACGTGCGGGTCGCCGACTACCAGCAGGCGGCCTTGTATACCGCTAAGCTCCTCACGGCGTTTGGAACGGAAGCTTGA
- a CDS encoding MDR family MFS transporter: MSKQHTNVGVVTGAVFVATFMSAIEGTIVSTAMPTIVGDLHGVALMNWVFSIFLLTNALATPIYGKLADTVGRKSIFLAGLLIFIVGSTLSGLSHSMETLIAWRALQGIGAGAIMPVSFTILADIYPVEQRARVMGLNGSAWGIAAVVAPLLGGFIVDQLSWHWIFFINIPIGIITVLLIWFFLDDNFERKPFTMDWGGSLWLSVGLLALMLTFQLLGNGQLSVAWVVAGLVVTVLAFWLFLRQEKRTADPLIPLTLFKNRTFVIQNLIAALVSGFLMGFEVYLPTWTQGLLGLLASQAGFAITPSSLMWIVGSFIAGRLMLKHTPYQIINISLSFILVGGLLMAFVPMTTPFWCFFVIAAICGTGFGITITTTTVTVQSQVPVEDVGVATSFNTLSRTLGQTIMISVFGIIMNLAMARGVATHKGTSLTMMNQLINPQTAKSLPSDLLPTLHGILYQGLHVIFIAAVILIVISFMVNFLDRKGTQRLTGKQG; this comes from the coding sequence ATGAGTAAGCAACACACTAACGTTGGGGTCGTCACGGGGGCCGTCTTCGTCGCGACCTTCATGTCGGCTATCGAGGGAACCATCGTGTCCACGGCCATGCCAACAATCGTTGGGGACCTACACGGGGTGGCCCTGATGAACTGGGTCTTCTCAATCTTTTTACTGACTAACGCGTTAGCCACGCCGATTTACGGTAAATTGGCCGATACGGTCGGTCGTAAGTCAATCTTTTTAGCCGGGTTATTGATCTTTATTGTGGGATCGACACTGTCCGGGTTATCCCATAGTATGGAGACCTTGATTGCCTGGCGTGCCTTGCAAGGGATCGGGGCCGGGGCGATCATGCCGGTGTCCTTTACCATCTTGGCGGATATCTATCCGGTCGAGCAACGGGCCCGGGTCATGGGCCTGAACGGGTCGGCTTGGGGGATTGCCGCCGTGGTCGCGCCATTACTGGGGGGCTTTATCGTCGACCAGTTGAGTTGGCACTGGATTTTCTTTATTAACATTCCGATTGGGATTATTACGGTGTTGTTAATCTGGTTTTTCTTGGACGACAACTTCGAGCGTAAACCATTCACCATGGATTGGGGCGGGAGTCTCTGGCTGTCCGTGGGCTTATTAGCCCTGATGCTGACGTTCCAGCTCTTGGGAAACGGGCAGCTCAGCGTCGCCTGGGTCGTCGCCGGCTTGGTGGTCACGGTGCTCGCCTTCTGGCTGTTCTTGCGCCAGGAAAAGCGCACGGCCGACCCGTTGATCCCGTTAACCTTGTTTAAGAACCGGACCTTCGTGATTCAAAATCTGATTGCCGCGTTGGTGAGTGGGTTCTTGATGGGCTTTGAAGTCTATCTCCCAACCTGGACTCAGGGCTTGTTAGGTCTCTTGGCTTCTCAGGCCGGATTTGCCATCACGCCCAGTTCGTTGATGTGGATCGTGGGCTCGTTTATCGCCGGCCGCTTAATGCTCAAGCATACACCGTACCAAATTATCAATATCAGTCTGAGCTTCATTTTGGTGGGTGGCTTATTGATGGCCTTTGTACCGATGACCACGCCATTCTGGTGCTTCTTCGTGATTGCGGCCATCTGTGGGACCGGTTTTGGGATTACCATTACCACCACGACCGTGACCGTTCAGAGCCAGGTGCCGGTCGAAGACGTCGGGGTGGCCACCTCGTTTAACACCCTTTCGCGGACGCTGGGGCAGACCATCATGATCTCCGTCTTTGGGATCATCATGAATCTGGCCATGGCTCGCGGTGTGGCAACACACAAGGGAACCAGCCTGACCATGATGAATCAGCTGATCAACCCGCAGACCGCTAAAAGTTTACCGAGTGACCTGTTGCCCACACTTCACGGCATCCTGTATCAGGGATTGCACGTCATCTTTATCGCGGCCGTAATTTTGATTGTGATTTCCTTTATGGTCAACTTTTTGGATCGGAAGGGGACCCAACGGTTAACCGGCAAACAGGGGTAA
- the pgmB gene encoding beta-phosphoglucomutase, with protein MTKFADIKGFVFDLDGVITDTSVLHGTAWHQLADYLGVAWSKELADGLKGISRMDSLEMILKAGGKENDYTADQKVALAAKKNTNYVAEVDKMTPANILPGMKAFLDDIRAKGYLLSLASASKNAPRVLAKLELTDYFPEIVDPASLKHGKPDPEIYTKGAQLLNLDPAQCVGLEDAAAGVQAINAAGETSLGIGDATELGAADMVFADTSLVTLANIEKHLA; from the coding sequence ATGACCAAATTTGCAGACATCAAGGGCTTCGTTTTCGACCTCGACGGCGTTATCACCGACACGTCCGTCTTACACGGCACCGCTTGGCACCAACTCGCTGACTATTTAGGTGTGGCGTGGTCCAAGGAACTAGCGGACGGACTGAAGGGAATTAGCCGGATGGACTCGCTGGAGATGATCTTAAAGGCCGGCGGGAAAGAAAACGACTATACGGCCGACCAAAAAGTGGCATTGGCCGCCAAGAAAAACACCAACTACGTGGCCGAGGTCGATAAGATGACGCCCGCGAATATCCTTCCCGGGATGAAGGCCTTCCTCGACGATATTCGCGCTAAGGGCTACCTATTGTCCCTGGCTTCCGCTTCCAAGAACGCCCCGCGCGTCTTGGCTAAGTTGGAATTAACCGATTACTTCCCCGAAATCGTCGACCCAGCCAGCCTTAAGCACGGCAAACCGGATCCCGAGATCTACACCAAGGGTGCCCAACTCCTAAATCTGGATCCCGCACAATGTGTGGGCTTGGAAGACGCCGCCGCTGGGGTTCAAGCCATCAACGCCGCCGGTGAGACCTCACTAGGAATCGGTGATGCAACCGAACTGGGAGCTGCCGATATGGTCTTCGCCGACACCTCACTGGTAACCTTAGCCAACATCGAAAAGCACCTGGCCTAA
- a CDS encoding Cof-type HAD-IIB family hydrolase, with protein sequence MTQAVVFFDLDGTLFDNAKNVLPESIAAIQKLKSHDGLPVIATGRNIFEIQDVLDATGIDAVVSANGSYVQYQGQRLSAAVIEPTVLTAVTQFAAQQGDPVGYFNNRGFRLSQATPDTRDNFQLLRLHAVVDPDWYRTQPINFLNVFNRDKLKLYQDRFAGQLNFVRNNPRALDTMVTGVSKQTGIRTFLQAAHLETARTYAFGDGFNDLQMFDEVDVPIAMENGVPAAKAQAAYVTTTNQTDGIVRGLKHFNLID encoded by the coding sequence ATGACGCAAGCAGTCGTATTTTTTGATTTAGACGGGACGCTCTTCGATAACGCCAAGAATGTGTTACCCGAAAGCATTGCCGCGATTCAGAAATTAAAAAGCCACGACGGGCTACCGGTAATTGCGACCGGTCGCAACATTTTTGAAATTCAGGACGTGTTGGACGCCACGGGAATCGATGCCGTGGTCAGCGCCAACGGTAGTTACGTTCAGTATCAGGGGCAGCGACTCTCGGCCGCGGTGATTGAGCCAACCGTGTTAACGGCGGTCACCCAGTTCGCCGCACAGCAGGGCGACCCGGTGGGCTACTTTAACAACCGGGGCTTTCGGCTGAGTCAGGCGACACCGGACACCCGGGATAATTTTCAGCTTTTGCGGCTCCACGCTGTGGTGGACCCAGACTGGTACCGTACGCAGCCCATCAACTTCTTAAACGTGTTTAACCGCGATAAGTTAAAATTGTATCAGGACCGGTTTGCCGGTCAGCTCAACTTTGTGCGCAATAACCCGCGCGCGTTGGATACCATGGTCACGGGCGTCAGCAAGCAAACCGGGATTCGAACGTTCCTACAAGCGGCTCACCTGGAAACGGCGCGGACCTATGCCTTCGGGGATGGGTTTAACGACCTGCAGATGTTTGACGAAGTGGATGTGCCAATTGCCATGGAAAACGGGGTGCCGGCGGCCAAGGCCCAAGCGGCTTACGTGACCACTACCAACCAGACGGACGGAATCGTTCGGGGACTCAAGCACTTTAACCTCATTGATTAA
- a CDS encoding glycosyl hydrolase family 65 protein, with the protein MKIITLHVLDDALQVSYTPADHTHPQRSFTIAYNAEQTIGENLENLRVKLVGLAVDAAVVDNALSYPFSDTVVGINHQRIDIGLAITNMLNIPVVSQQAVQQHGLTQALATKRDYLTWHLDYYGQYQGKCNYGQEAMLTVGNGFFGVRGAYVEAHADADNYPGMYAAGLYDQLTTNLNGRQVVNEDLVNLPNAQALTFGVDHQTPFQIKASDIQDIYRSLDLHTGALTTTMLVQLSTGHALQIETTKLANFKDWHRLAIRYRVTPLNFAGSLQLYSEIDGSVINSNVDRYAAFDQHHLQITGTTQQPETIYLEGQTRTSQVHFVFGSRLTGPGQAQATPTDTQPHAQQRVRQMRSVTVAPHQTYTFEKNVVFFTDRETTTNLMTAATHELPLATFADTLNSSTAYWTKRWGQADIQITGDITAQKLIRVNLYHLFSAVQAISSGKIDASVNARGLDGEAYRGHVFWDEMFDLPIYALNDPQLARQLLLYRYRRLPAAKQNARQAGYAGAMYPWQSGTKGDEQSQVVHLNPLTNTWDPDYSSLQRHVSLAIAYNVLLYVHVTGDQDFMVRYGLEMLQEIVQFWLSKAQLDPQTGRYTIDQVMGPDEFHENYPNADTTGLANNAYTNLMVAWLCQQIIQVRHRLAQAAVTAVDQRTGFTAQTLTQLDQVGHHLKLDINDQGIIGQFEGYFKLPTLDFAKYQKKYGDISRMDRILKAEGKTPDAYQVAKQADALMAFYNLDAPQVLELLTQLGYSLPKGALSRNLQFYLDRTTHGSTLSRIVYAALTAMADHQDQSWQLFSQALLSDYYDIQGGTTAEGVHLGVMGAVTFMLTRFYAGVDVLASHVTIAPHLPQAWQAVRFRQTVRHVTYDLTIDHHQIQITADQDSTIEFKHQPVALTAHQPVTLTY; encoded by the coding sequence TTGAAAATCATCACACTTCACGTTTTGGATGACGCCCTACAGGTCAGCTACACCCCAGCGGACCATACGCATCCGCAACGGTCGTTCACCATTGCCTATAACGCCGAGCAGACTATCGGGGAGAACCTCGAAAATCTTCGGGTGAAGTTAGTGGGCCTGGCCGTTGACGCGGCCGTGGTCGACAATGCCTTAAGTTACCCCTTCTCCGATACGGTGGTGGGCATCAATCATCAGCGCATCGATATTGGTCTAGCCATCACCAACATGCTTAACATCCCCGTGGTGAGCCAACAGGCCGTTCAACAACACGGCCTCACCCAAGCGTTGGCCACCAAACGCGACTACTTGACCTGGCACTTGGACTATTACGGCCAATATCAGGGAAAGTGTAACTACGGCCAAGAAGCCATGTTAACCGTGGGAAACGGCTTCTTTGGGGTCCGGGGGGCCTACGTGGAGGCCCACGCCGATGCCGATAACTATCCCGGTATGTACGCCGCCGGATTATACGATCAACTAACCACTAATCTCAACGGCCGCCAAGTGGTTAACGAGGACCTGGTTAACCTCCCCAACGCTCAGGCGCTGACCTTTGGCGTCGATCACCAGACGCCCTTTCAGATTAAGGCCAGTGACATTCAGGACATCTATCGCAGCCTTGACCTGCACACCGGGGCACTGACCACGACCATGCTGGTCCAACTGTCCACCGGCCACGCCCTGCAGATTGAAACGACCAAACTAGCGAACTTCAAAGATTGGCATCGTCTGGCAATTCGTTATCGGGTGACCCCCCTCAACTTCGCCGGGAGCCTTCAACTCTACTCCGAAATTGATGGTAGCGTTATCAATAGCAACGTAGACCGGTATGCCGCTTTCGATCAGCACCACCTTCAAATCACCGGTACCACTCAGCAACCCGAAACAATCTACCTCGAAGGCCAGACCAGAACCTCACAGGTGCACTTTGTCTTCGGGTCACGGCTCACCGGGCCCGGTCAAGCTCAGGCCACGCCGACCGACACCCAGCCACACGCCCAACAACGGGTGCGGCAGATGCGTTCGGTCACGGTAGCCCCTCATCAGACCTACACCTTTGAGAAAAACGTGGTCTTCTTCACCGACCGCGAAACAACCACGAACCTGATGACCGCGGCCACCCACGAATTACCACTCGCCACCTTCGCCGACACCCTGAACAGCAGTACGGCTTACTGGACCAAGCGCTGGGGGCAAGCCGATATCCAAATCACCGGAGATATCACCGCTCAGAAATTGATTCGGGTCAACCTCTACCACCTTTTCTCGGCGGTTCAGGCGATTAGCTCGGGGAAAATCGACGCCTCGGTTAACGCCCGGGGGCTGGACGGCGAAGCTTACCGGGGTCACGTTTTCTGGGACGAGATGTTCGATCTCCCCATCTACGCGTTAAACGATCCTCAACTGGCCCGCCAACTGCTCCTTTACCGCTATCGGCGACTTCCCGCGGCCAAACAAAATGCGCGACAAGCCGGGTACGCCGGGGCTATGTACCCTTGGCAATCCGGTACTAAGGGCGACGAGCAATCGCAGGTTGTCCATCTGAACCCGTTAACCAACACCTGGGATCCCGACTACTCGTCACTGCAACGCCACGTGTCGTTGGCCATTGCCTACAACGTGCTCCTATACGTGCACGTCACGGGAGACCAAGACTTCATGGTGCGTTACGGCTTAGAAATGCTCCAGGAAATCGTGCAATTCTGGCTCAGTAAGGCCCAATTAGATCCACAAACGGGCCGTTACACCATTGATCAGGTCATGGGCCCCGATGAATTTCACGAAAACTACCCGAACGCCGACACAACGGGCTTGGCGAATAACGCCTACACCAATCTCATGGTGGCCTGGCTGTGCCAACAAATCATCCAGGTTCGGCACCGATTGGCCCAAGCAGCCGTCACGGCTGTGGACCAGCGAACCGGCTTTACCGCCCAGACGTTGACCCAACTCGACCAGGTGGGCCATCACCTTAAGCTCGATATTAACGATCAGGGCATCATCGGTCAGTTTGAGGGTTACTTCAAACTCCCCACCCTCGACTTTGCCAAGTACCAGAAAAAGTATGGTGACATCTCCCGGATGGACCGGATCTTAAAGGCTGAGGGTAAAACGCCCGACGCCTACCAGGTAGCTAAGCAGGCCGACGCGTTAATGGCCTTCTATAATTTAGATGCCCCACAAGTGTTGGAGCTACTAACCCAATTAGGGTACTCGTTGCCTAAGGGAGCCTTAAGTCGCAACCTGCAATTTTACCTGGACCGCACCACCCACGGTTCCACCCTATCGCGGATCGTATACGCGGCATTAACCGCCATGGCCGATCATCAGGACCAATCCTGGCAGCTTTTCTCTCAAGCCCTTTTATCCGACTACTACGACATTCAAGGTGGTACCACGGCCGAAGGTGTCCACTTGGGCGTAATGGGGGCCGTAACGTTCATGTTGACGCGTTTCTACGCTGGCGTAGACGTCTTGGCTTCCCACGTCACAATTGCGCCGCACTTGCCTCAAGCCTGGCAAGCTGTACGTTTCCGCCAGACCGTGCGTCACGTCACCTATGACCTCACCATCGATCACCATCAAATTCAGATTACCGCAGATCAGGATAGTACCATCGAATTCAAGCACCAACCGGTTGCGCTGACCGCTCATCAACCCGTTACACTTACCTACTAA
- a CDS encoding DUF960 domain-containing protein has translation MFESNHARYASYGTVAVLPGEMIDVVWKIIDQDLQGLFPLDNLLTFKLHNHQGHTTFEYVQTDEQAQQTFGAAFDTDYAYSSNLPETVLAYDDGDSQIILLPSETNQN, from the coding sequence ATGTTTGAAAGTAATCATGCGCGGTATGCGAGCTACGGAACCGTAGCCGTTCTGCCGGGTGAAATGATTGATGTGGTTTGGAAGATTATCGATCAGGATCTGCAAGGCCTGTTCCCGCTAGATAACTTACTCACGTTTAAACTCCACAACCATCAAGGGCACACGACCTTTGAGTACGTGCAAACGGACGAGCAGGCCCAACAGACCTTCGGGGCCGCCTTTGATACCGACTACGCCTATAGTTCGAACCTGCCGGAGACGGTCCTGGCTTACGACGATGGGGATAGTCAAATTATCTTATTACCCTCCGAAACGAATCAGAATTAA